In Vibrio japonicus, one DNA window encodes the following:
- a CDS encoding IS630 family transposase, giving the protein MDSLKNIDFKKLASQQKSIQMKMRLLALAHFKDGHSRTQIAKFLKVSRTSVNRWVQIFLEEGLEGLKEKPRTGRPPLLTSEQREQLSQYIKDKAHDTQGGRLTGADIHAYIVKEFGQHYHPDSIYYLLEHMGFSWVTSRSKHPQQSQAIQEDFKKTPRRNDP; this is encoded by the coding sequence ATGGATAGCCTCAAGAATATTGATTTTAAAAAGCTCGCAAGCCAGCAGAAATCCATCCAGATGAAAATGAGATTGCTCGCACTTGCTCATTTCAAAGATGGACACTCTCGTACCCAAATCGCCAAGTTTCTTAAGGTGAGCCGAACCAGTGTTAATCGATGGGTTCAAATCTTTCTTGAAGAAGGATTAGAAGGGCTGAAGGAAAAGCCAAGAACGGGAAGACCACCATTATTAACTTCTGAACAAAGGGAGCAATTGAGCCAATACATCAAAGATAAAGCTCATGATACTCAAGGTGGGCGACTGACCGGCGCCGATATCCATGCCTATATTGTGAAAGAATTTGGCCAGCATTATCATCCTGATTCTATCTATTACCTACTCGAGCATATGGGTTTCTCATGGGTCACTTCCCGTTCAAAACACCCACAACAATCCCAAGCGATACAGGAAGATTTTAAAAAAACTCCAAGACGAAACGATCCTTAA
- a CDS encoding IS630 family transposase: MWVSHGSLPVQNTHNNPKRYRKILKKLQDETILKIPGHVALKHVDIWFQDEARFGQQNTTTRLWAERGTRPRAVKQQQFEYAYLFGSVCPQKGIGEAIVVPWVNKDLMIEHLKQISAVTEKGRHAVIIMDGAGWHTEDIANGFQNISVIKLPPYSPELNPIEQVWSWMRQHYLANQSFADYEDIVSKVCRAWNRFLACSNRVTKMCSREWADLTS; encoded by the coding sequence ATATGGGTTTCTCATGGGTCACTTCCCGTTCAAAACACCCACAACAATCCCAAGCGATACAGGAAGATTTTAAAAAAACTCCAAGACGAAACGATCCTTAAGATCCCAGGTCATGTCGCTTTAAAGCATGTCGATATCTGGTTTCAGGATGAAGCTCGATTTGGGCAACAAAATACAACAACACGGTTATGGGCTGAAAGAGGCACACGTCCCAGAGCAGTGAAGCAACAACAGTTCGAATATGCGTATCTATTTGGTTCTGTCTGTCCTCAAAAAGGTATTGGTGAGGCTATCGTTGTCCCATGGGTCAATAAAGACCTCATGATTGAGCATTTAAAGCAAATATCGGCGGTCACTGAAAAAGGACGTCATGCCGTCATCATTATGGATGGCGCAGGATGGCATACAGAAGATATCGCTAATGGCTTTCAGAACATCAGTGTCATCAAACTTCCCCCCTATTCTCCAGAGCTAAACCCTATAGAACAAGTATGGAGCTGGATGAGACAACACTATCTCGCCAATCAGTCTTTTGCGGATTACGAAGACATTGTCTCCAAAGTGTGTAGGGCTTGGAATCGTTTTTTGGCATGCTCCAACAGAGTCACCAAGATGTGTTCGAGAGAATGGGCAGACCTGACCAGTTAA